A section of the Streptomyces sp. Je 1-369 genome encodes:
- a CDS encoding LuxR C-terminal-related transcriptional regulator — protein sequence MRVVLAEDLFLLRDGLVRMLEAFDFEIAAAVESGPELTKALEELQPDVAVVDVRLPPSHTDEGLQCALAARRAKPGLPVLVLSQHVEQLYARELLADGNGGVGYLLKDRVFDAAQFIDAVRRVAAGGTAMDPQVIQQLLSRRSAADEPLGALTPREREVLELMAQGRSNAAIAAQLVVTERAIAKHTSNIFGKLDLAVSDDDNRRVLAVLAYLDQGR from the coding sequence TTGCGAGTTGTCCTAGCCGAAGACCTCTTCCTGCTCCGTGACGGCCTGGTGCGGATGCTGGAGGCGTTCGACTTCGAGATCGCGGCCGCGGTGGAGAGCGGGCCCGAACTGACGAAGGCGTTGGAGGAGTTGCAGCCGGACGTCGCCGTGGTCGACGTCCGGCTTCCGCCGTCCCACACCGACGAGGGGCTCCAGTGCGCGCTCGCCGCGCGCCGGGCCAAGCCGGGCCTGCCGGTCCTCGTCCTCTCGCAGCACGTGGAGCAGCTGTACGCGCGCGAGCTCCTCGCCGACGGGAACGGCGGCGTCGGCTATCTCCTCAAGGACCGGGTCTTCGACGCGGCACAGTTCATCGACGCCGTGCGCCGGGTCGCGGCGGGCGGCACCGCGATGGACCCGCAGGTCATCCAGCAGCTCCTGTCCCGGCGCTCCGCCGCCGACGAACCGCTGGGCGCGCTCACCCCGCGCGAGCGCGAGGTCCTCGAACTCATGGCGCAGGGCCGGTCGAACGCGGCGATCGCGGCGCAGCTCGTCGTCACCGAGCGGGCCATCGCGAAGCACACGTCCAACATCTTCGGGAAGCTGGACCTGGCGGTCTCCGACGACGACAACCGCCGGGTCCTCGCGGTCCTCGCCTATCTGGACCAGGGTCGCTGA
- a CDS encoding DUF1996 domain-containing protein: MGRTSRKRSRLARRVVAASAAVVMGGGGLVAVNVYANAEEGADQPPPRSAGQQASTISCPDVGNQLPEVPDAARGEVDRQLADLDSQITDAYGQFEQTRDKESLLGPLEEKRRETLGGISDTLDRSGARPEDLGSMAPCTVRADDQEQEQGQEQEQGQEQEQEQEQGRSTNGPEAGDFVEIRSVRPNVNRPRNGRDASRGTFTTQCGRNENGKFNPDNVIVAPGVSNGAHHMHDYVGNQATDAFSDDNDLANGRTSCRNQGDKSTYYWPVLRLQNGEAEDDAQADGGGKDQNVGEIQTPASVSLKFAGNPVSKVVAMPRFLRIITGDAKAFTNGDANANASWSCTGFENRQLKEKYPICPEGSKVVRTFNFQSCWDGQNTDSANHRTHVAFADPRTGACPGGFRAVPQLVQRIVYDVPPGPGFAVDSFPEQLHKPVTDHGDFINVFDERLMRRVAKCVNSGQRCT; this comes from the coding sequence ATGGGACGTACCTCACGAAAACGATCAAGGCTGGCGCGGCGCGTGGTCGCCGCGTCCGCAGCGGTAGTCATGGGCGGCGGCGGCCTGGTCGCCGTGAACGTCTACGCGAACGCCGAGGAAGGCGCGGATCAGCCTCCGCCGCGGAGTGCCGGGCAGCAGGCGTCGACCATCAGCTGTCCGGACGTCGGCAATCAGCTGCCGGAGGTGCCGGACGCCGCACGCGGCGAGGTGGACCGGCAGCTCGCCGATCTGGACAGCCAGATCACGGACGCGTACGGGCAGTTCGAGCAGACCCGGGACAAGGAGTCCCTGCTCGGGCCCCTGGAGGAGAAACGCAGGGAGACCCTGGGCGGCATCTCGGACACGCTGGACCGGTCCGGCGCCCGGCCCGAGGACCTCGGCAGCATGGCGCCCTGCACGGTGCGCGCCGACGACCAGGAACAGGAGCAGGGTCAGGAACAAGAGCAGGGTCAGGAACAAGAGCAAGAACAGGAGCAGGGCCGGTCCACCAACGGGCCCGAAGCCGGGGACTTCGTCGAGATCCGGTCCGTCCGGCCCAACGTCAACCGCCCCCGCAACGGCCGCGACGCCTCGCGCGGCACCTTCACCACCCAGTGCGGGCGCAACGAGAACGGCAAGTTCAACCCGGACAACGTCATCGTCGCGCCCGGCGTGAGCAACGGCGCCCACCACATGCACGACTACGTGGGGAACCAGGCCACGGACGCCTTCTCCGACGACAACGACCTCGCGAACGGGCGGACGAGCTGCCGCAACCAGGGCGACAAGTCGACGTACTACTGGCCCGTCCTGCGCCTGCAGAACGGTGAGGCCGAGGATGACGCACAGGCCGACGGCGGCGGCAAGGACCAGAACGTCGGCGAGATCCAGACACCCGCTTCCGTGTCGCTGAAGTTCGCCGGGAACCCGGTGAGCAAGGTCGTCGCGATGCCGCGCTTCCTGCGCATCATCACCGGCGACGCCAAGGCGTTCACCAACGGCGACGCCAACGCCAACGCGTCGTGGAGCTGCACCGGCTTCGAGAACCGGCAGCTGAAGGAGAAGTATCCGATCTGCCCCGAGGGCAGCAAGGTGGTCCGTACGTTCAACTTCCAGAGCTGCTGGGACGGGCAGAACACCGACAGCGCCAACCACCGCACCCACGTCGCCTTCGCCGACCCGCGGACCGGCGCCTGCCCGGGCGGCTTCCGTGCCGTGCCGCAGCTGGTGCAGCGCATCGTGTACGACGTGCCGCCGGGCCCCGGTTTCGCCGTCGACTCGTTCCCCGAGCAGCTGCACAAGCCGGTCACCGACCACGGCGACTTCATCAACGTCTTCGACGAGCGGCTGATGCGGCGCGTCGCCAAGTGCGTCAACTCCGGTCAGCGCTGCACCTGA
- a CDS encoding alpha-N-acetylglucosaminidase, producing MSEPSRRTVLGTAGALGLGAAVGGLPLPAHAADRPAGTAAGPAFDTDSARSALNRLLPHHAEQFRLRLLPARGREDRFEVTGTTGRIEVSGTTPAVLLTGVHWYLKYVCGAHITWNGNQLNLPRRLPAPARTLRRSTSLPHRFALNDTNDGYTAPYADWAYWERMIDVLALHGCNEVLVIAGAEAVYRKVLTEFGYSDAEARAWLPAPSHQPWWLLQNLSGYGGPLSDRLIADRAGLGRRIVRRLRDLGIAPVFPGYYGHVPDGFVERNGGDARVVPQGVWHGFKRPDWLDPRTTAFAKVAAAFYRHQEDLFGPADLFKMDLLHEGGTAGDVPVPAAARGVEAALRKARPNATWVILGWEANPLPALLDAVDRKRMLIVDGVSDRYAKEPDREKDWGGTPYAFGTIPNFGGRTTIGARTHLWNERFFAWRDKAGSALTGTAFMPEATDRDPAAFELFSELAWTKAPVDRAAWFSSYADFRYGGRDADARSAWRTLNATAYQHTAVERSDPHDSLFAARPDLAAARAAEYAPRALTYDPGRFDAALTGLLGVAGPLRDSAAYRHDVVDVARQALAHRSRQLLPQLRTAYERKDRQTFGTLAELWLRLMRLTDEVTGTHPAFLLGPWTAAARRMGTTEAERAEFERTAKVLITVWGERATADAGRLHDYGNREWQGLVADLYVPRWQTWLDELADALAAGRAPKPVDWFAMEDKWTRERKDYPQRPQGASSYRVASRVRDVLARAPYQGSLEVTADPPAVPPGGRSLLTASFRNVNGLRATGRVDFALTGIDAEPTGPVSLPRVPPAGTGKVTWRAAAPDTPLDRPLRPLPYEITVRYGPAGERRVRAVHEGVLYEAGPVDDAWSSYTNNAAVFGQLGERYAIDGGGADLWKGTAEFGTLYRKGALRDGVSVTVRVDGQANTGPWARAGLIARNSLATPLSPGFVDLAVTPANGVVLSYDTNGDGTLDTYKRITGVTAPVLLRLSRTGDSFTGACSTDDGATWRTVATVPVPGAAAAQDVGLFMSATNGGDGARGTVEFSGWKLA from the coding sequence ATGTCCGAACCGTCCAGACGTACCGTGCTAGGCACCGCGGGAGCCCTCGGCCTCGGCGCCGCCGTCGGCGGCCTACCGCTGCCGGCCCACGCCGCCGACCGGCCCGCCGGTACCGCCGCGGGCCCCGCCTTCGATACGGATTCCGCGCGCTCGGCGCTCAACAGACTCCTGCCGCATCACGCGGAACAGTTCCGGCTCAGACTCCTCCCCGCGCGCGGCCGCGAGGACCGTTTCGAGGTCACGGGCACGACCGGCCGGATCGAGGTGTCCGGCACGACACCCGCCGTGCTGCTCACCGGCGTCCACTGGTACCTGAAGTACGTGTGCGGGGCCCACATCACCTGGAACGGCAACCAGCTGAACCTGCCGCGCAGGCTGCCCGCACCGGCCAGGACGCTCAGGCGGAGCACCTCGCTCCCCCACCGGTTCGCCCTGAACGACACGAACGACGGGTACACCGCGCCGTACGCCGACTGGGCGTACTGGGAGCGGATGATCGACGTACTCGCCCTGCACGGGTGCAACGAGGTCCTGGTGATCGCGGGCGCCGAAGCGGTGTACCGGAAGGTGCTCACCGAGTTCGGCTACTCCGACGCCGAGGCCAGGGCGTGGTTGCCCGCGCCCTCGCACCAGCCCTGGTGGCTGCTGCAGAACCTCTCCGGGTACGGAGGGCCGCTCTCCGACCGGCTCATCGCGGACCGGGCCGGGTTGGGGCGGCGCATCGTGCGGCGGCTTCGCGACCTCGGGATCGCGCCGGTCTTTCCCGGCTACTACGGGCATGTCCCCGACGGGTTCGTCGAGCGCAACGGCGGTGACGCGCGCGTCGTCCCGCAGGGCGTCTGGCACGGGTTCAAGCGGCCCGACTGGCTCGACCCGCGCACCACGGCGTTCGCGAAGGTCGCCGCCGCCTTCTACCGCCACCAGGAAGACCTCTTCGGCCCCGCCGACCTCTTCAAGATGGACCTGCTGCACGAGGGCGGCACCGCGGGTGACGTGCCCGTGCCCGCGGCGGCGCGCGGCGTGGAGGCGGCCCTGCGCAAGGCACGGCCGAACGCCACGTGGGTGATCCTCGGCTGGGAGGCCAACCCGCTGCCCGCGCTGCTCGACGCCGTCGACAGGAAGCGGATGCTGATCGTCGACGGCGTCTCCGACCGGTACGCGAAGGAGCCGGACCGGGAGAAGGACTGGGGCGGCACCCCGTACGCCTTCGGCACCATCCCCAACTTCGGCGGCCGCACGACGATCGGCGCCCGCACCCACCTGTGGAACGAGCGGTTCTTCGCCTGGCGCGACAAGGCGGGCAGCGCCCTGACCGGCACCGCGTTCATGCCCGAGGCCACGGACCGCGACCCGGCCGCCTTCGAGCTCTTCTCCGAACTGGCGTGGACGAAGGCACCGGTGGACCGGGCCGCCTGGTTCTCGTCGTACGCCGACTTCCGGTACGGCGGGCGGGACGCCGACGCGCGGTCCGCGTGGCGCACCCTGAACGCGACCGCCTACCAGCACACCGCCGTCGAACGCAGCGACCCGCACGACTCGCTCTTCGCCGCCCGCCCCGACCTCGCGGCGGCGCGCGCCGCGGAGTACGCGCCGCGGGCGCTCACCTACGACCCCGGGCGGTTCGACGCCGCCCTCACCGGCCTCCTCGGCGTGGCGGGGCCGCTGCGGGACAGCGCCGCCTACCGCCACGACGTGGTCGACGTCGCCCGGCAGGCCCTCGCCCACCGCAGCCGCCAGCTCCTGCCGCAGCTGCGGACGGCGTACGAGCGCAAGGACCGGCAGACGTTCGGCACGCTCGCGGAGCTGTGGCTGCGGCTGATGCGGCTCACGGACGAGGTGACGGGCACGCACCCGGCGTTCCTCCTCGGCCCGTGGACCGCGGCCGCCCGCCGCATGGGGACGACCGAGGCGGAACGCGCCGAGTTCGAGCGGACCGCGAAGGTCCTGATCACCGTGTGGGGCGAGCGCGCCACGGCCGACGCGGGTCGCCTGCACGACTACGGGAACCGCGAATGGCAGGGCCTCGTCGCCGACCTGTACGTGCCGCGCTGGCAGACGTGGCTCGACGAGCTGGCCGACGCGCTGGCGGCGGGGCGGGCGCCGAAGCCGGTGGACTGGTTCGCGATGGAAGACAAGTGGACGCGGGAGCGCAAGGACTATCCGCAGCGCCCGCAGGGAGCCTCCTCGTACCGTGTCGCCTCGCGCGTCCGGGACGTCCTGGCGCGGGCGCCCTACCAGGGCAGCCTGGAGGTCACCGCCGACCCTCCCGCCGTCCCGCCCGGCGGCCGCTCCCTTCTGACGGCCTCCTTCCGCAACGTCAACGGCCTCCGCGCCACGGGCCGCGTCGACTTCGCGTTGACGGGCATCGACGCGGAGCCGACGGGACCCGTCTCCCTGCCACGGGTGCCTCCCGCGGGCACGGGAAAGGTGACGTGGCGGGCCGCCGCCCCTGACACCCCGCTGGACCGGCCGCTGCGCCCGCTCCCCTACGAGATCACCGTGCGGTACGGGCCCGCGGGCGAGCGGCGGGTGCGGGCCGTCCATGAGGGCGTGCTGTACGAGGCGGGCCCGGTGGACGACGCGTGGAGCTCCTACACGAACAACGCCGCGGTGTTCGGGCAGTTGGGAGAGCGGTACGCGATCGACGGGGGCGGCGCCGACCTGTGGAAGGGCACGGCCGAGTTCGGGACGCTGTACCGGAAGGGGGCGCTGCGGGACGGGGTGTCCGTGACGGTGCGGGTCGACGGGCAGGCGAACACGGGCCCGTGGGCCAGGGCGGGCCTCATCGCCCGCAACTCCCTCGCGACGCCGCTGTCCCCGGGCTTCGTCGACCTGGCCGTGACGCCTGCCAACGGAGTGGTCCTCTCCTACGACACGAACGGCGACGGCACGCTCGACACGTACAAACGCATCACGGGCGTCACGGCGCCGGTGCTGCTCCGGCTCTCCCGTACCGGGGACTCGTTCACGGGCGCGTGCTCGACGGACGACGGCGCGACGTGGCGGACGGTGGCGACGGTGCCGGTGCCAGGGGCCGCGGCGGCGCAGGACGTAGGGCTGTTCATGAGCGCGACGAACGGGGGTGACGGGGCCCGCGGGACGGTGGAGTTCAGCGGGTGGAAGCTGGCGTAG
- a CDS encoding tetratricopeptide repeat protein, with protein MDAEWEKRIAAAWATLDSYGEDGGAEFRAVIDGLAAELPDGDPVGLFERAGAFDSTGHSDRAVPLYQEALDRGLDGYRRRRTAVQLASSLRNVGRAEEGAALLTAELEKGPGELEDALRACLALCYASLGREREGLALVLEALAPHLPRYQRSMANYARALVADTPA; from the coding sequence ATGGATGCTGAGTGGGAGAAGCGGATCGCGGCGGCCTGGGCGACTTTGGACTCCTATGGGGAGGACGGGGGCGCGGAGTTCCGGGCCGTGATCGACGGGCTCGCCGCGGAGTTGCCCGACGGGGACCCCGTGGGGCTCTTCGAGCGGGCCGGTGCCTTCGACTCCACCGGGCACTCGGACCGCGCCGTGCCGCTCTACCAGGAAGCCCTGGACCGCGGCCTCGACGGATACCGCAGGCGGCGTACGGCCGTACAGCTGGCGAGTTCGCTGCGGAACGTGGGCCGGGCGGAGGAGGGCGCCGCGCTGCTCACCGCCGAACTGGAGAAGGGGCCCGGCGAGTTGGAGGACGCGTTGCGCGCCTGTCTCGCGCTGTGCTACGCCAGCCTCGGCAGGGAGCGCGAAGGCCTCGCCCTCGTGCTCGAAGCCCTCGCCCCGCACCTCCCCCGCTACCAGCGTTCCATGGCCAACTACGCCCGCGCACTCGTGGCGGACACCCCGGCATGA
- a CDS encoding metal-dependent hydrolase, giving the protein MSNTQSRAPEPVASEHIALKARNVSFSWESTPLHWLPDDPFTTHTINVLHLLLPAGERWFVHVYKQVLPLIHDEKLRQDVIGFIGQEAMHAQAHDEVLPHLKEQGLDPTPYTAQVDWLFEKLLGDRTLPPGKARRWWLMERVAIIAAIEHYTAFLGNWVLNAEELDRRGADPTMLDLLRWHGAEEVEHRSVAFELFMHVDGGYRRRARTWATAFTALVFLWQRGVRFFMENDPTLVDGRASFKDFHRSGKAGTLPSTGDMIRSIPRYLSRAYHPSQEGSTEQAAAYLAASPAAVAALAAEKGAA; this is encoded by the coding sequence ATGTCTAATACGCAGAGCCGGGCGCCCGAGCCCGTCGCGTCCGAGCACATAGCGCTCAAGGCACGCAACGTCTCCTTCTCGTGGGAGAGCACCCCGCTCCACTGGCTCCCGGACGACCCGTTCACCACGCACACCATCAACGTGCTGCATCTGCTGCTGCCCGCCGGTGAGCGCTGGTTCGTACACGTCTACAAGCAGGTCCTGCCGCTGATCCACGACGAGAAACTGCGCCAGGACGTCATCGGGTTCATCGGCCAGGAGGCCATGCACGCCCAGGCCCACGACGAGGTCCTGCCGCACCTCAAGGAGCAGGGCCTCGACCCGACGCCGTACACCGCGCAGGTCGACTGGCTCTTCGAGAAGCTGCTCGGCGACCGGACGCTGCCGCCCGGCAAGGCGCGCCGGTGGTGGCTGATGGAGCGCGTCGCGATCATCGCCGCCATCGAGCACTACACCGCGTTCCTCGGCAACTGGGTCCTCAACGCCGAGGAGCTGGACCGCAGGGGCGCCGACCCCACCATGCTCGACCTGCTGCGCTGGCACGGCGCGGAGGAGGTCGAGCACCGCTCCGTCGCCTTCGAGCTGTTCATGCACGTCGACGGCGGCTACCGGCGCCGGGCAAGGACCTGGGCGACCGCGTTCACCGCGCTGGTCTTCCTCTGGCAGCGGGGGGTGCGGTTCTTCATGGAGAACGACCCGACGCTCGTCGACGGCCGGGCGTCCTTCAAGGACTTCCACCGCAGCGGCAAGGCGGGCACCCTGCCCTCCACCGGCGACATGATCCGCTCCATCCCCCGCTACCTCAGCCGGGCCTACCACCCCTCGCAGGAGGGCAGCACCGAGCAGGCCGCCGCCTATCTCGCCGCCTCGCCCGCGGCCGTCGCCGCGCTCGCCGCCGAGAAGGGGGCCGCCTGA
- a CDS encoding PDR/VanB family oxidoreductase, whose amino-acid sequence MPRIRTVALAAGVALLTRRALRRRIAVSPLWPLPALEEPVSGQPRSRALRLRVARHETVADGVVQLRLEGAGLPGWEPGAHLDLVLPSGLVRQYSLCGDPEDSSSYTVATRLIAAEQGGRGGSREVHEQLREGAVVEVRGPRNRFPLAGAASYVFVAGGIGITPILPMLRAVEAAGAPWRLLYGGRSRASMPFLEEVEKLGGAGRGRVTVAAQDEDGLPDVAAFLDGTPPGTAVHVCGPEALMDAVAAVLPDGCSLHLERFTPRTSTDGNAAFEVELRRSGRTVAVAADTTVLAAVRAELPNTPYSCRQGFCGTCQQRVVEGEIDHRDELLTDDERTGSMLICVSRARGERLVLDM is encoded by the coding sequence ATGCCCCGCATCCGCACCGTCGCCCTCGCCGCGGGCGTCGCCCTGCTCACCCGGCGTGCCCTGCGCCGCCGCATCGCGGTCTCCCCGCTGTGGCCGCTGCCCGCCCTGGAGGAGCCCGTCTCCGGGCAGCCGCGCTCCCGGGCGCTGCGGCTCCGCGTCGCCCGGCACGAGACGGTCGCCGACGGCGTCGTCCAACTCCGCCTGGAAGGCGCGGGGTTGCCCGGCTGGGAGCCCGGCGCGCATCTCGACCTCGTGCTGCCTTCGGGGCTCGTGCGGCAGTACTCGCTCTGCGGCGACCCCGAGGACTCCTCCTCGTACACCGTCGCGACCCGCCTGATCGCGGCGGAACAGGGCGGCAGGGGCGGCTCGCGCGAGGTGCACGAGCAGCTCCGCGAGGGTGCCGTGGTCGAGGTGCGCGGGCCGCGCAACCGCTTCCCGCTGGCCGGAGCGGCGTCGTACGTCTTCGTGGCGGGCGGCATCGGGATCACACCGATCCTGCCGATGCTGCGGGCCGTCGAGGCGGCGGGCGCGCCATGGCGGCTGCTCTACGGCGGGCGGTCGCGGGCGTCGATGCCGTTCCTCGAAGAGGTGGAGAAGCTCGGCGGCGCCGGGCGCGGCCGCGTCACCGTGGCCGCACAGGACGAGGACGGGCTGCCGGACGTCGCCGCCTTCCTCGACGGGACGCCGCCCGGCACCGCCGTCCACGTGTGCGGGCCCGAGGCGCTGATGGACGCCGTCGCCGCCGTCCTGCCCGACGGCTGCTCCCTCCACTTGGAAAGGTTCACGCCACGCACCTCCACGGACGGCAACGCCGCTTTCGAGGTGGAACTGCGGCGCAGCGGACGTACGGTGGCGGTCGCCGCGGACACCACGGTGCTCGCCGCGGTCCGCGCGGAGCTGCCCAACACCCCGTACAGCTGTCGGCAGGGCTTCTGCGGAACGTGCCAACAGCGCGTCGTGGAAGGGGAGATCGACCACCGCGACGAGCTGCTCACCGACGACGAGCGGACCGGCTCGATGCTCATCTGCGTCTCGCGGGCGCGTGGCGAGCGGCTCGTCCTCGACATGTGA
- a CDS encoding TetR/AcrR family transcriptional regulator encodes MTTGVRRRMGVEERRQQLIGVALDLFSNRSPDDVSIDEIAAAAGISRPLVYHYFPGKLSLYEAALRRAADDLAGRFVEPREGPPGARLLRVMGRFFAFVDEHGPGFSALMRGGPAVGSSTTNALVDSVRQAAYEQVLFQLDVTEPSARLELVVRSWISLAESTALIWLDGRRIPRAELELQLVHDFAALAAVSAAYDEGMATLLREVLASEPPDGPFAELLERLATLAP; translated from the coding sequence ATGACAACCGGGGTGCGCCGCAGGATGGGTGTCGAGGAGCGGCGGCAGCAGTTGATCGGGGTCGCCCTCGACCTGTTCAGCAACCGCTCGCCCGACGACGTGTCCATCGACGAGATAGCGGCGGCCGCGGGCATCTCGCGCCCGCTGGTCTACCACTACTTCCCCGGCAAACTCAGCCTGTACGAGGCGGCGTTGCGCCGGGCGGCGGACGACCTGGCGGGTCGGTTCGTGGAGCCCCGCGAGGGGCCGCCCGGGGCCAGGCTGCTGCGGGTGATGGGCCGCTTCTTCGCCTTCGTCGACGAGCACGGGCCCGGCTTCTCCGCGCTGATGCGGGGCGGCCCCGCGGTCGGCTCCTCGACGACGAACGCGCTGGTCGACTCGGTGCGCCAGGCGGCGTACGAGCAGGTGCTGTTCCAGCTCGACGTCACCGAGCCCTCCGCGAGGCTCGAACTCGTCGTGCGGTCCTGGATCTCCCTCGCCGAGTCGACGGCGCTGATCTGGCTGGACGGCCGGCGCATCCCGCGCGCGGAGCTCGAACTCCAGCTGGTGCACGACTTCGCGGCGCTCGCCGCGGTGAGCGCCGCCTACGACGAGGGCATGGCGACGCTGCTGCGCGAGGTCCTCGCGTCCGAACCGCCCGACGGCCCCTTCGCGGAGCTCCTGGAACGGCTTGCCACACTGGCCCCATGA
- a CDS encoding GNAT family N-acetyltransferase, protein MTAQLTVRRADIGDAAILAGLYEDVVRRMLARGIDQWKSGAKDERHFERVIGSSTAQAWLAYDGSGALGAYELWWSDEQAWGARPPVAGYVHRLMTRPGAPAGTGRALLRDAERRIAAAGRELSRLDVMVTSPRLRTYYEEAGYAVVGELTDKIAADGTPYGVLLMERPLG, encoded by the coding sequence ATGACAGCACAACTGACTGTCCGCCGCGCGGACATCGGCGACGCGGCGATCTTGGCGGGCCTCTATGAAGACGTGGTCCGCAGGATGCTGGCACGCGGCATCGACCAGTGGAAGTCCGGCGCCAAGGACGAGCGGCACTTCGAGCGGGTGATCGGCTCCTCCACGGCGCAGGCATGGCTCGCGTACGACGGGTCCGGCGCCCTCGGCGCGTACGAGCTGTGGTGGTCCGACGAGCAGGCGTGGGGCGCGCGGCCGCCGGTCGCCGGGTACGTGCACCGGCTGATGACGCGGCCCGGGGCGCCCGCGGGGACGGGCCGGGCGCTGCTGCGGGACGCCGAGCGCCGGATCGCGGCGGCGGGCCGTGAACTGAGCCGTCTGGACGTCATGGTGACCAGCCCACGCCTGCGCACGTACTACGAAGAAGCCGGTTACGCCGTCGTCGGCGAACTCACGGACAAGATCGCCGCGGACGGCACCCCGTACGGCGTACTGCTCATGGAGAGGCCGCTCGGCTGA
- a CDS encoding SpoIIE family protein phosphatase — protein sequence MSVNAKAGCTILVVDDVAASRYALGAVLRRDGHRVVLAASAGEALIELDVRRRAGELPDVALVDVGLPDMSGFELCRRLKETPPFAALPVVHFSAARVAPADRCLGLDAGGEAYLTVPAEPEEIQAVVRAAARGARHRSDAEAQAGHLTRLAETILDVQSARCPRELAEAAAAGTARLTDGPAAAFVIGDDGELHRSLSRRRAAASLPDEGAHHTVARLIESGTTGQVGVRDLVVPAPLWPAGFFHAEPSDGTGRPVGARLTLARARDGSAPVCLATPVYDRGPAPGTGRFVGRLAHATAVAAERLLMYEMERHIALTLQRSFLPAHVPQTPGTEVVVRYEPASRDTEIGGDFYASLATSQGLLTGIGDVVGHSLDAATVMVEIRHALRAYCIEDPDPRTLAGRLDGMLQRYHPEVTATLCLALVDPATGRTRVANAGHIPPLVVTDDGTATYLRAKGPLLGLGLDRPPPTETVLRRTDRLLMVTDGLIETRGTDLAESMEHLRTVAAGAPLGVTALCDTLLACLGHNREDDIALLALRLR from the coding sequence GTGAGCGTGAACGCCAAGGCAGGCTGCACGATCCTGGTGGTGGACGACGTCGCCGCCAGCAGATATGCCCTCGGTGCGGTCCTGCGCAGGGACGGCCACCGCGTCGTCCTCGCCGCCAGCGCGGGCGAGGCCCTCATCGAGCTCGACGTGCGCCGACGCGCCGGTGAACTGCCGGACGTGGCGCTCGTCGACGTCGGCCTGCCCGACATGAGCGGCTTCGAGCTCTGCCGCAGGCTGAAGGAGACACCACCGTTCGCCGCCCTGCCCGTCGTGCACTTCTCGGCCGCCCGGGTAGCCCCCGCCGACCGCTGCCTGGGCCTCGACGCGGGCGGCGAGGCCTATCTGACGGTGCCCGCCGAACCGGAGGAGATCCAGGCCGTCGTGCGTGCCGCGGCCCGCGGCGCACGCCACCGCAGCGATGCCGAGGCGCAGGCCGGACACCTGACCCGGCTCGCCGAGACGATCCTCGACGTGCAGTCCGCCCGCTGCCCCCGCGAACTCGCCGAGGCCGCCGCGGCCGGCACGGCCCGCCTCACCGACGGTCCCGCCGCGGCCTTCGTCATCGGCGACGACGGCGAGCTCCACCGCAGCCTGTCCCGGCGCAGGGCCGCCGCCTCCCTGCCCGACGAGGGCGCGCACCACACAGTGGCCCGGCTCATCGAGAGCGGCACGACGGGCCAAGTGGGCGTGCGTGACCTCGTCGTGCCCGCACCCCTGTGGCCCGCCGGTTTCTTCCACGCCGAGCCGTCCGACGGCACGGGCCGCCCCGTCGGAGCCCGTCTCACCCTGGCCCGTGCCCGCGACGGGTCCGCGCCCGTCTGCCTCGCCACGCCCGTGTACGACCGGGGACCCGCACCCGGCACCGGACGGTTCGTGGGGCGCCTGGCCCACGCCACCGCCGTCGCCGCCGAGCGACTGCTGATGTACGAGATGGAACGCCACATCGCCCTCACCCTCCAACGCAGCTTCCTGCCCGCGCACGTCCCGCAGACCCCCGGCACCGAAGTCGTCGTCCGCTACGAACCCGCATCGCGCGACACCGAGATCGGCGGCGACTTCTACGCCTCGCTCGCCACCTCGCAGGGGCTCCTCACCGGCATCGGCGACGTCGTCGGCCACTCCCTGGACGCCGCGACCGTCATGGTCGAGATCCGGCACGCGCTGCGCGCCTACTGCATCGAGGACCCCGACCCGCGCACGCTCGCCGGGCGCCTCGACGGCATGCTGCAGCGCTACCACCCCGAGGTGACCGCCACCCTCTGCCTGGCCCTCGTCGACCCCGCCACCGGACGCACCCGCGTCGCCAACGCCGGACACATCCCGCCCCTCGTCGTCACCGACGACGGCACGGCCACCTACCTCCGGGCGAAGGGCCCCCTGCTCGGCCTCGGCCTGGACAGGCCGCCGCCCACCGAGACGGTCCTGCGCCGCACCGACCGGCTCCTCATGGTCACCGACGGGCTCATCGAGACCCGCGGCACCGACCTCGCCGAATCCATGGAGCACCTGCGCACGGTCGCGGCCGGAGCGCCCCTCGGCGTCACGGCCCTCTGCGACACCCTGCTCGCCTGCCTGGGCCACAACCGCGAGGACGACATCGCACTCCTCGCCCTGCGGCTGCGGTAG